Proteins encoded within one genomic window of Jiangella mangrovi:
- a CDS encoding alpha-N-arabinofuranosidase has protein sequence MYDVEVGLDPAFTVGTVDPRLFGTFVEHMGRCVYGGIFEPDHPTADEHGFRGDVAELVRELGATVVRYPGGNFVSGYRWEDGVGPVAERPRRLDLAWRSFEPNTVGVDEFCRWARGVGIDPILAVNLGTRGVDAAVDLLEYANFAPGTTSTADRRVANGHKDPHAIRTWCLGNEMDGPWQIGHKTADEYGRLAAETARAMRRADPDIELVACGSSNSAMPTFGTWERVVLEHTYDLVDHVSLHAYYEPVGGDVDSFLASSEDMRAMITAIAATADHVGAVRRSDKRLTISFDEWNVWYQHRFAGQEGLERTENGALIEDVYDVTDAVVVGDLLMALLDHCDRVAIACQAQLVNVIGPILTRPGGPAWRQTIFHPFALTARHARGTVLRTAVRTAPLATERFGDVPATRVTAVQDPVTGALTLLATNRSRTEPARLTVDLRAFGHRRLLEHLTIADDDPSATNTAEQPDRVVPRPATGTVLDGDQTLTATLPPSSWHLIRLGD, from the coding sequence TTGTACGACGTCGAGGTCGGACTGGATCCGGCGTTCACCGTGGGCACGGTCGATCCGCGACTGTTCGGCACGTTCGTCGAGCACATGGGGCGGTGCGTCTACGGCGGCATCTTCGAGCCCGACCACCCCACGGCCGACGAGCACGGCTTCCGCGGCGACGTCGCCGAGCTGGTCCGCGAGCTGGGCGCGACCGTCGTCCGCTACCCGGGCGGCAACTTCGTCTCCGGCTACCGCTGGGAGGACGGCGTCGGTCCGGTCGCGGAGCGCCCGCGCCGCCTCGACCTGGCCTGGCGTTCGTTCGAGCCGAACACCGTCGGCGTCGACGAGTTCTGCCGCTGGGCCCGCGGCGTCGGCATCGACCCGATCCTGGCGGTCAACCTCGGCACCCGGGGCGTGGACGCCGCCGTCGACCTGCTCGAGTACGCGAACTTCGCGCCCGGCACGACGAGCACCGCCGATCGCCGCGTGGCGAACGGGCACAAGGACCCGCACGCGATCCGCACCTGGTGCCTGGGCAACGAGATGGACGGCCCGTGGCAGATCGGGCACAAGACCGCCGACGAGTACGGCCGGCTCGCCGCCGAGACGGCGAGGGCCATGCGCCGCGCCGACCCGGACATCGAGCTGGTCGCCTGCGGCAGCTCCAACAGCGCCATGCCGACGTTCGGCACCTGGGAGCGGGTGGTCCTCGAGCACACCTACGACCTGGTCGACCACGTCTCGCTGCACGCCTACTACGAGCCGGTCGGCGGCGACGTGGACAGCTTCCTGGCCTCCTCGGAGGACATGCGCGCGATGATCACGGCCATCGCCGCGACGGCGGACCACGTCGGCGCGGTGCGGCGCAGCGACAAACGGCTGACCATCTCCTTCGACGAGTGGAACGTCTGGTACCAGCACCGCTTCGCCGGCCAGGAGGGGCTCGAGCGGACCGAGAACGGCGCCCTCATCGAGGACGTGTACGACGTCACCGACGCGGTCGTCGTCGGCGACCTGCTGATGGCCCTGCTGGACCACTGCGACCGCGTGGCGATCGCCTGCCAGGCGCAGCTGGTCAACGTCATCGGGCCGATCCTGACCCGGCCGGGCGGTCCGGCCTGGCGGCAGACGATCTTCCACCCGTTCGCGCTGACCGCCCGGCACGCCCGCGGGACGGTGCTGCGGACGGCGGTCCGCACCGCACCGCTCGCGACGGAACGCTTCGGCGACGTCCCCGCCACGCGCGTCACCGCCGTCCAGGACCCGGTGACCGGGGCGCTCACCCTCTTGGCCACGAACCGCAGCCGCACCGAGCCGGCCCGGCTCACCGTCGACCTCCGAGCCTTCGGCCACCGCCGGCTGCTCGAGCACCTCACGATCGCCGACGACGATCCGTCCGCCACCAACACCGCCGAGCAGCCGGACCGGGTCGTCCCCCGTCCGGCCACCGGCACCGTTCTCGACGGCGACCAGACGCTCACCGCGACCCTGCCGCCGTCGTCCTGGCACCTCATCCGGCTGGGCGACTGA
- a CDS encoding RNA-binding domain-containing protein, translating into MTVTWTSLHRLLGVAPGPLTYEMFEQAAGEQLAETGDLDWKQTLPFKLEKAHAEKEKEELCKDVAAMANSGGGLIAYGIAADGQSGRAQKVMPVTMDEKAQLQIRSLAAARIRPIVGGLQLVPLPAPGDPANGVLAVHVPASPSAPHALEGQDVLRFPYRYGPQTVWMREQELERAYGDRFDRRAADHERLAKIIDELTSRLDSGVGAWVVGVAHPRVPRTGLVPDTPRGEIISIIDRAREVSNELIPRGGFFRYGFLDAVEHEALNPRRGLRRWVVRRASPSGPSDQSQGVHVEIHHDGTAVLAAQLNWNAPSDDTALVISELIESAAADLVALTASTARARYIDSPLAVRLDLVQDIDGALPYQAATAYGPLGTPRNTPLPIDGTWRVHRFTPIETEVSATADKSALEEAARDLATDAMHQFGAESIRLLRARPAGGQAS; encoded by the coding sequence GTGACGGTCACCTGGACGAGTCTCCATCGGCTTCTCGGCGTTGCGCCGGGACCGCTGACGTACGAGATGTTCGAGCAAGCCGCCGGCGAACAGCTCGCCGAAACTGGCGACCTCGACTGGAAGCAGACTCTGCCGTTCAAGCTCGAAAAAGCCCATGCCGAGAAGGAGAAAGAGGAACTGTGCAAGGACGTCGCTGCCATGGCGAACAGCGGCGGCGGCCTCATCGCCTACGGGATCGCAGCAGACGGGCAGAGTGGCCGGGCGCAGAAGGTCATGCCCGTGACCATGGACGAGAAGGCCCAACTGCAGATCCGCTCACTCGCCGCTGCCCGTATCCGGCCTATCGTCGGCGGCCTTCAGCTCGTACCGTTGCCGGCCCCGGGTGATCCCGCGAACGGAGTGCTCGCGGTGCACGTGCCCGCTAGCCCATCAGCGCCTCACGCCTTGGAAGGCCAGGACGTGCTGCGATTCCCGTACCGCTACGGTCCGCAGACCGTCTGGATGCGGGAGCAGGAGCTCGAACGCGCTTACGGTGACCGATTCGATAGGCGAGCGGCTGACCATGAACGGCTCGCAAAGATCATCGATGAGCTGACAAGCCGGCTCGATTCTGGCGTTGGAGCATGGGTCGTGGGCGTCGCGCACCCACGGGTCCCCCGCACGGGCCTAGTGCCGGACACACCACGTGGGGAGATCATTTCGATCATCGACCGGGCACGGGAAGTCTCGAATGAGCTCATCCCACGCGGCGGTTTCTTCAGGTACGGGTTCCTCGATGCTGTCGAGCACGAGGCGCTGAACCCGCGTCGAGGACTTCGCCGTTGGGTCGTGCGTCGGGCTTCCCCCTCTGGCCCCAGCGATCAATCACAGGGCGTGCACGTGGAGATCCATCACGACGGCACCGCCGTCCTCGCCGCCCAGTTGAACTGGAATGCGCCTTCGGATGACACCGCTCTTGTGATCTCTGAACTCATCGAAAGCGCCGCCGCGGACCTCGTCGCGCTGACCGCCTCGACCGCTCGAGCACGCTACATCGACAGCCCACTGGCTGTGCGCCTCGATCTGGTACAGGACATCGACGGCGCCCTTCCCTACCAGGCCGCAACCGCCTACGGGCCGCTCGGCACGCCGCGGAACACCCCGCTCCCGATCGACGGCACTTGGCGTGTACATCGCTTCACGCCGATCGAGACGGAGGTCTCCGCAACGGCCGATAAGTCAGCCCTGGAGGAGGCCGCGCGTGATCTCGCGACTGACGCCATGCACCAGTTCGGCGCGGAGTCGATTCGACTCCTGCGGGCGCGTCCCGCGGGTGGTCAGGCAAGCTGA
- a CDS encoding ABC transporter substrate-binding protein has protein sequence MTTRTHRSTTVAGTALLATLALAACGGSGGDSTGAGDDSGAPSGELRIAVPTSQGPATTAAAEAFEQEYPDVSVDVSTANTDQYQQATRTQLASGTAADVVYVWAGSGGVMSVATLASEGVLADLSEEEWTAGIPEEQRFLTQVDGKTYILPAIYGAVGAIYNQAAFDTAGVTPPQTWTELLAACDTFNDAGIVPMALGLQTPANGQFIDYSLVATTVYAEQPDFGEQMDSGAATFADSGWRDAMEKYLELNEHGCFQENPTGTPADEALRMVSTGEAAMSVQVNSSLPQVQESAPDTEFGLLALPATDDAPATRLPVALTGTFGVTARSENQATAKAFLDFLAENQSIYAEQVSTLPIDPDQAPAEVTPALETVSTFVADGRTAPYPDQTWPNPEVQQTHLQVVQDLFTGSASVDDALGRLQEAFEG, from the coding sequence ATGACCACCAGAACACACCGGTCCACGACCGTCGCCGGCACCGCACTGCTCGCCACACTCGCCCTCGCCGCTTGCGGCGGATCCGGCGGCGACTCGACGGGCGCCGGCGACGACTCCGGCGCGCCCTCGGGCGAGCTGCGCATCGCCGTGCCCACCAGTCAGGGCCCCGCCACCACCGCCGCCGCGGAGGCGTTCGAGCAGGAGTACCCCGACGTCTCGGTGGACGTCTCGACGGCCAACACCGACCAGTATCAGCAGGCCACTCGGACACAGCTCGCCTCGGGCACCGCCGCCGACGTCGTCTACGTCTGGGCCGGCAGCGGCGGCGTGATGTCCGTGGCCACACTGGCGAGTGAGGGCGTGCTCGCCGACCTGTCGGAGGAGGAGTGGACGGCGGGCATCCCCGAGGAGCAGCGCTTCCTCACCCAGGTAGACGGCAAGACCTACATCCTGCCCGCCATCTACGGCGCCGTCGGCGCCATCTACAACCAGGCAGCCTTCGACACCGCCGGCGTGACACCCCCGCAGACCTGGACCGAACTCCTGGCCGCCTGCGACACGTTCAACGACGCCGGCATCGTCCCGATGGCGCTGGGCCTGCAGACCCCGGCGAACGGTCAGTTCATCGACTACTCGCTGGTCGCGACGACGGTGTACGCGGAGCAGCCGGACTTCGGCGAGCAGATGGACAGTGGCGCGGCGACCTTCGCCGACTCCGGCTGGCGTGACGCCATGGAGAAGTACCTCGAGCTCAACGAGCACGGCTGCTTCCAGGAGAACCCGACGGGCACGCCGGCAGACGAGGCGCTGCGGATGGTCAGCACCGGCGAGGCGGCCATGTCGGTGCAGGTCAACTCCTCGCTCCCCCAGGTCCAGGAGTCCGCCCCGGACACCGAGTTCGGGCTGCTGGCGCTCCCTGCCACCGACGACGCCCCCGCCACGCGGCTGCCGGTCGCGCTGACCGGCACCTTCGGCGTCACGGCGCGGAGTGAGAACCAGGCCACCGCCAAGGCGTTCCTCGACTTCCTGGCCGAGAACCAGTCGATCTACGCAGAGCAGGTGAGCACGCTCCCGATCGACCCCGACCAGGCCCCGGCGGAGGTCACCCCGGCCCTGGAGACCGTCAGCACCTTCGTCGCCGACGGCCGGACCGCCCCGTATCCCGACCAGACGTGGCCGAACCCGGAGGTGCAGCAGACTCACCTGCAGGTCGTGCAGGATCTCTTCACCGGATCGGCCAGTGTCGACGACGCGCTCGGCCGGCTGCAGGAGGCCTTCGAAGGGTGA
- a CDS encoding carbohydrate ABC transporter permease: protein MTSSTTTTASRPVATGTGSRRRRSHVSLWFAVPALAVYAVVVLYPVASGVYLAFTDWNGLSATRAFTGLENLRTFLGDGDAMGALIHQLIIATVFPLIQNVVGLALAVALNSRIKSRYVLRTVFFAPAVMTPIIIAFLWQYIYSTDGTLNTVLGAVGLDGLRQSWLGDPDLALWSIIAVIIWQFTGYAMVIYLAGLQAIPGELLEAAQIDGAGRVTTFVRVVIPLLAPSITINVVLSTIMGLKIFDQVYAMTGGGPGNATQTLTGYQYQQAFTLGNFGYGTTVALVLAAIVSVVAALQYKVLRRNERAAS from the coding sequence ATGACCTCCAGTACGACCACGACGGCGAGTCGGCCGGTCGCGACCGGCACCGGATCGCGACGGCGGCGCAGCCATGTCTCGCTGTGGTTCGCCGTCCCGGCGCTCGCCGTCTACGCCGTCGTGGTGCTCTATCCGGTCGCCTCGGGCGTCTACCTGGCCTTCACCGACTGGAACGGCCTCAGCGCGACCCGCGCGTTCACCGGGCTCGAGAACCTGCGGACCTTCCTCGGCGACGGCGACGCCATGGGCGCGCTGATTCACCAGCTGATCATCGCGACGGTCTTCCCGCTGATCCAGAACGTCGTCGGGCTGGCGCTGGCGGTGGCACTGAACTCGCGGATCAAGTCGCGCTACGTGCTGCGGACCGTCTTCTTCGCGCCGGCCGTGATGACGCCGATCATCATCGCGTTCCTCTGGCAGTACATCTACTCGACCGACGGCACCCTCAACACCGTCCTGGGCGCCGTCGGACTCGACGGGCTGCGGCAGAGCTGGCTCGGCGATCCCGACCTCGCACTCTGGTCGATCATCGCGGTCATCATCTGGCAGTTCACGGGCTATGCCATGGTCATCTACCTGGCCGGCCTCCAGGCGATCCCCGGTGAGTTGCTCGAAGCGGCGCAGATCGACGGCGCCGGACGGGTGACGACCTTCGTCCGGGTGGTGATCCCGCTGCTGGCGCCTTCCATCACCATCAACGTGGTGCTCTCCACCATCATGGGCCTGAAGATCTTCGACCAGGTCTACGCCATGACCGGCGGCGGGCCCGGCAACGCCACTCAGACGCTCACCGGCTACCAGTACCAGCAGGCCTTCACCCTGGGGAACTTCGGCTACGGAACGACCGTCGCCCTGGTACTCGCGGCCATCGTCTCCGTCGTCGCCGCACTCCAGTACAAGGTCCTGCGCCGCAACGAGCGGGCCGCCTCGTGA
- a CDS encoding ABC transporter permease subunit — translation MTGRRYGGGTLTLEIVMIAIALVFAFPLYVLVVLSLKSPEEAANSPLSLPSALSFDNYTAAWEQADLAPAILSSVVITVVSVAALVVTGALAAYAIARHTSHWSGALFAVFLVGLVVPFQLALIPLYQLVRDAELLGSYWSVILYMVGTELPLTVFLYTGFLRAVPRDYEEAAMIDGASQLRAFRSVVFPLMRPVTGTVIILNAIGCWNAFLVPNLFLSGSGRQTIPVAVYSFVGEFATQWNLVFAGLVIGMAPILLVYLLLQRRMIRGFASGLKG, via the coding sequence GTGACCGGGCGGCGCTACGGCGGCGGCACGTTGACGCTCGAGATCGTCATGATCGCGATCGCGCTGGTGTTCGCGTTCCCGCTGTACGTGCTCGTCGTGCTGTCGTTGAAGAGCCCCGAAGAGGCGGCGAACTCGCCGCTGTCGCTCCCATCGGCGCTGTCGTTCGACAACTACACGGCGGCCTGGGAGCAGGCTGACCTCGCGCCCGCCATCCTCAGCAGCGTCGTCATCACCGTCGTGAGCGTCGCGGCGCTCGTGGTCACCGGCGCGCTCGCCGCGTACGCCATCGCCCGGCACACCAGTCACTGGAGCGGCGCCCTGTTCGCCGTCTTCCTCGTCGGGCTCGTGGTCCCGTTCCAGCTCGCGCTGATCCCGCTCTACCAGCTGGTCCGCGACGCCGAGCTGCTCGGCTCCTACTGGTCGGTGATCCTCTACATGGTCGGCACCGAGCTACCGCTCACGGTCTTCCTCTACACCGGCTTCCTCCGAGCGGTCCCGCGCGACTACGAGGAGGCCGCCATGATCGACGGCGCCTCGCAGCTGCGCGCCTTCCGCTCCGTCGTCTTCCCGCTGATGCGACCCGTCACCGGGACCGTGATCATCCTCAACGCCATCGGGTGCTGGAACGCGTTCCTGGTGCCCAACCTGTTCCTCAGCGGCTCCGGGCGCCAGACGATCCCCGTGGCCGTGTACTCGTTCGTCGGCGAGTTCGCGACCCAGTGGAACCTCGTCTTCGCCGGCCTCGTCATCGGCATGGCCCCAATCCTGCTCGTCTACCTGCTGCTGCAGCGCCGCATGATCCGCGGCTTCGCCAGCGGCCTCAAGGGCTAG
- a CDS encoding carbohydrate ABC transporter permease, translated as MATTAPAAPPASPTRIRRHAPWTPYAFMAPFLVVFATFVLAPAVLGIWMSLHDWDFMLPSKPFIGLDNYLALFDSTSAVFEEFWNGMRATAIFTVASVPFLVAVPLGLAVLLNRRFPGRTFFRAVFFMPYVLGVAVVGLLFRFMLDPNIGIVNGLLGTTTPWITAQPWAWISLVAMTVWWTLGFNTIIYLAGLQDIPRELYDAAKVDGASAWQVFRNVTLPGLRTVHLFVVTITILASANMFGQALLVTNGGPGDSTRTALIVMLAEGLESFRMGSAAAMSYLLAIFLGIVSIVQVLAMRERRPRWRS; from the coding sequence GTGGCGACCACCGCGCCGGCGGCGCCGCCGGCCTCCCCCACCCGCATCAGGCGGCACGCACCCTGGACGCCGTACGCGTTCATGGCGCCGTTCCTGGTCGTGTTCGCGACGTTCGTGCTGGCGCCGGCGGTGCTCGGGATCTGGATGAGCCTGCACGACTGGGACTTCATGCTGCCGAGCAAGCCGTTCATCGGGCTGGACAACTATCTCGCGCTGTTCGACTCGACGTCGGCCGTGTTCGAGGAGTTCTGGAACGGCATGCGCGCGACCGCGATCTTCACCGTCGCGAGCGTCCCGTTCCTGGTCGCGGTCCCGCTCGGGCTGGCGGTGCTGCTGAACCGCCGGTTCCCCGGCCGGACGTTCTTCCGAGCGGTCTTCTTCATGCCCTACGTGCTCGGCGTCGCCGTCGTCGGGCTGCTGTTCCGGTTCATGCTCGACCCGAACATCGGCATCGTGAACGGCCTGCTCGGAACGACGACGCCGTGGATCACCGCCCAGCCGTGGGCGTGGATCAGCCTGGTCGCGATGACGGTGTGGTGGACGCTCGGCTTCAACACGATCATCTACCTGGCCGGGCTGCAGGACATCCCGCGCGAGCTGTACGACGCGGCGAAGGTCGACGGCGCGTCGGCCTGGCAGGTGTTCCGGAACGTGACGCTGCCCGGGCTGCGCACGGTGCACCTGTTCGTCGTGACGATCACGATCCTGGCCTCCGCGAACATGTTCGGGCAGGCGCTGCTGGTGACCAACGGCGGACCCGGCGACTCCACCCGGACGGCGCTCATCGTCATGCTCGCCGAGGGCCTGGAGTCGTTCCGGATGGGCAGCGCCGCGGCGATGTCGTACCTGCTCGCGATCTTCCTGGGGATCGTCTCGATCGTCCAGGTGCTGGCCATGCGGGAGAGGAGGCCGCGATGGCGCTCCTGA
- a CDS encoding extracellular solute-binding protein, with the protein MTTRIHPLSRRRFLTATGMVGAGVVLANCGGGSQSPGAEPAEGDGGASGYDGPNVELAFWNGFTGGDGPFMQELVDTFNSENPNIAVTMTVMEWADYYAKVPTAVQSGNGPDVGIMHIDSLPTNAARNVIVPLDDVASALDLKEGDFADAVWGAGEYDGQRYGIPLDMHPLGMFYNKTVLESAGLDPESPPMDRQSYEAALEALASAGIQGHWMSPHPFTGSMTLQSLIWQFGGDLFNEDGTEVTWAEDPGVQALTWMVDAVNTGWSPKDVGQDADAIALQNGQAAFNWNGIWNINTLKEIPDLQWGVAPLPNIGGTDAAWAGSHNFVIMRQRQADDDKLAASRVFINWVSQQSIAWAEGGQVPARNEVRESAEFEALPEQAALAQQVDYLHFPPSVPGISEAFADFDQALNEAVLLTKEPAAALSEAAERASKKLEENRERYDG; encoded by the coding sequence GTGACCACACGCATCCACCCCCTGTCCAGGAGACGCTTCCTCACCGCGACCGGCATGGTCGGCGCCGGCGTCGTCCTCGCGAACTGCGGCGGCGGCTCGCAGTCGCCCGGCGCCGAGCCGGCCGAGGGCGACGGCGGCGCCAGCGGCTACGACGGACCGAACGTCGAGCTGGCGTTCTGGAACGGCTTCACCGGCGGCGACGGCCCGTTCATGCAGGAGCTCGTCGACACGTTCAACTCCGAGAACCCGAACATCGCGGTCACGATGACGGTGATGGAGTGGGCCGACTACTACGCGAAGGTCCCGACGGCGGTGCAGTCCGGCAACGGGCCCGACGTCGGCATCATGCACATCGACTCGCTGCCGACCAACGCCGCCCGCAACGTCATCGTCCCCCTCGACGACGTCGCGTCGGCACTGGACCTGAAGGAGGGCGACTTCGCCGACGCGGTCTGGGGCGCCGGCGAGTACGACGGGCAGCGCTACGGCATCCCGCTGGACATGCACCCGCTCGGGATGTTCTACAACAAGACCGTCCTCGAGTCCGCCGGCCTGGACCCGGAGAGCCCGCCCATGGACCGGCAGTCCTACGAGGCCGCGCTCGAGGCGCTGGCGTCCGCCGGGATCCAGGGGCACTGGATGTCGCCGCACCCGTTCACCGGCAGCATGACGCTGCAGTCGCTGATCTGGCAGTTCGGCGGCGACCTGTTCAACGAGGACGGCACCGAGGTCACCTGGGCCGAGGACCCCGGCGTGCAGGCGCTGACCTGGATGGTCGACGCGGTCAACACCGGCTGGAGCCCCAAGGACGTCGGCCAGGACGCCGACGCGATCGCGCTGCAGAACGGCCAGGCCGCGTTCAACTGGAACGGCATCTGGAACATCAACACGCTCAAGGAGATCCCCGACCTGCAGTGGGGCGTCGCTCCGCTGCCGAACATCGGCGGCACCGACGCGGCGTGGGCGGGCTCGCACAACTTCGTCATCATGCGCCAGCGCCAGGCCGACGACGACAAGCTGGCGGCGTCCCGGGTGTTCATCAACTGGGTCAGCCAGCAGTCCATCGCATGGGCCGAGGGCGGCCAGGTGCCCGCCCGCAACGAGGTCCGCGAGTCCGCCGAGTTCGAGGCGCTCCCGGAGCAGGCCGCGCTCGCCCAGCAGGTCGACTACCTGCACTTCCCGCCGTCGGTGCCGGGGATCAGCGAGGCGTTCGCCGACTTCGACCAGGCGCTCAACGAGGCGGTGCTGCTGACGAAGGAGCCGGCGGCCGCGCTGTCCGAGGCGGCCGAGCGGGCCTCGAAGAAGCTGGAAGAGAACCGCGAGCGGTACGACGGGTAG
- a CDS encoding LacI family DNA-binding transcriptional regulator has product MAKVRVREVAALAGVSTATVSNYLNRPGRVSDETGRRIRAAIDELGYVRNNAARQLRQGRSSTIAHIVPDMTNVTLGALADGIEKRASEAGLSVFLANSQGDQEKENAYLELFEEHGVRGILVLSRGPVEERLAAMRERGTPSVIIGHRASNPEQPSVSVDNVAGGHLAAKHLVDIGRRHIAFVGGPLAIPQVADRLAGAGRAVKESGTASLELITVDQRDVATGRAVGAELAARSADRRPDAVFAVNDLLAVGLEQALVTGGVRVPDDIALVGYDDSEYARALLVPLTSIRPPHESFGASAVDLLITLMTDDGPPEETQLVFAPELVVRGSTVPGADT; this is encoded by the coding sequence ATGGCCAAGGTCCGAGTCAGGGAGGTGGCCGCCCTGGCCGGTGTGTCCACCGCCACCGTCTCCAACTACCTCAACCGGCCGGGCCGGGTCTCCGACGAGACCGGCAGGCGGATCCGCGCCGCCATCGACGAGCTCGGCTACGTCCGCAACAACGCCGCCCGGCAGCTGCGGCAGGGCCGCAGCTCGACCATCGCGCACATCGTCCCCGACATGACCAATGTGACCCTCGGCGCGCTCGCCGACGGCATCGAGAAGCGGGCGTCGGAGGCGGGACTGTCGGTCTTCCTCGCGAACTCGCAGGGCGACCAGGAGAAGGAGAACGCGTACCTCGAGCTCTTCGAGGAGCACGGGGTACGCGGCATCCTCGTCCTTTCCCGCGGCCCGGTCGAGGAACGGCTGGCCGCCATGCGTGAGCGCGGGACACCGAGCGTGATCATCGGCCACCGGGCCTCGAACCCCGAGCAGCCCTCGGTGTCCGTCGACAACGTCGCGGGTGGCCACCTCGCGGCGAAGCACCTCGTCGACATCGGCCGCCGGCACATCGCCTTCGTCGGCGGCCCGCTCGCCATCCCCCAGGTCGCTGATCGCCTCGCCGGTGCCGGCCGCGCCGTGAAGGAGTCGGGCACCGCCTCGCTCGAGCTCATCACCGTCGACCAACGCGACGTCGCGACCGGGCGTGCGGTCGGGGCGGAGCTCGCCGCCCGTAGCGCCGACCGCCGGCCCGACGCCGTCTTCGCCGTCAACGACCTCCTCGCTGTGGGCCTCGAGCAAGCACTCGTCACCGGCGGCGTGCGCGTCCCCGACGACATCGCCCTCGTCGGCTACGACGACAGCGAGTACGCCCGCGCGTTGCTCGTCCCGCTGACCTCGATCCGACCTCCGCACGAGAGTTTCGGCGCCTCCGCGGTCGACCTCCTCATCACCCTCATGACCGACGACGGACCACCAGAGGAGACGCAACTCGTGTTCGCACCCGAGCTCGTCGTCCGCGGATCCACGGTTCCCGGCGCCGACACCTGA
- a CDS encoding ABC transporter permease subunit, whose protein sequence is MFWLFLLVLTVIFIGPIVWMFLTSIKTNPEATAVPPTLLPSSPTFDAYEGLLRLDGAYPVLRWFLNSLLAATLHMVLVLAIASTAAYALARLHFRGRGALFVVIVSTLFIPGFVFLIPNYLIIDRLGWLDTVWALAVPGAAGAFGVFFLRQFFAMLPGELEEAALIDGANQWQIFTRIVLPNSKPALATLAVLSFLSNWNDFVWPIYVLFSPERLTLPAGLRLLQGAYTTDYPVIMAGAFVASVPVLILFLFTQRYVIEGVSRSGLKG, encoded by the coding sequence ATGTTCTGGCTGTTCCTGCTGGTCCTGACGGTGATCTTCATCGGGCCGATCGTCTGGATGTTCCTGACGTCGATCAAGACGAACCCCGAGGCGACCGCAGTCCCGCCGACGCTGCTGCCGTCGTCGCCGACCTTCGACGCCTACGAGGGGCTGCTGCGCCTCGATGGCGCCTACCCGGTGCTGCGCTGGTTCCTCAACAGCCTGCTCGCGGCGACGCTGCACATGGTGCTGGTGCTGGCGATCGCGTCGACGGCGGCGTACGCGCTGGCCCGGCTGCACTTCCGCGGCCGTGGCGCGCTGTTCGTCGTGATCGTGTCGACGCTGTTCATCCCCGGTTTCGTGTTCCTCATCCCGAACTACCTGATCATCGACCGGCTCGGCTGGCTGGACACCGTCTGGGCGCTGGCCGTGCCGGGCGCGGCCGGCGCGTTCGGGGTGTTCTTCCTGCGCCAGTTCTTCGCCATGCTCCCCGGCGAGCTGGAGGAGGCGGCGCTGATCGACGGCGCCAACCAGTGGCAGATCTTCACCCGCATCGTGCTGCCGAACTCGAAGCCGGCGCTGGCCACGCTCGCGGTGCTCTCGTTCCTGTCCAACTGGAACGACTTCGTCTGGCCGATCTACGTCCTGTTCAGCCCGGAGCGGCTCACGCTGCCGGCCGGGCTGCGGCTCCTGCAGGGCGCGTACACCACCGACTACCCCGTCATCATGGCCGGCGCGTTCGTCGCCAGCGTCCCCGTCCTGATCCTGTTCCTGTTCACGCAGCGCTACGTCATCGAGGGCGTCTCGCGCAGCGGACTGAAGGGATGA